In Fusarium fujikuroi IMI 58289 draft genome, chromosome FFUJ_chr02, the genomic stretch tgactggactggacaCACAGGGAATGGCCACGCTATGATATCAAACAGTTTGCTGTCAAGGAGACAATACGTATCCGTAGAACTCAACCATGATATCAGTTGAAACAACgccaaacaaaaaaaaaagacgcTATTGTCGAGAAATCAAAGTTTAGCTTCAAGTCTCAACTTTATTACGCCCGACAATTCCGATCTCAGCTCAACTCCAAGATCTTTTCGTATTGATAGCTCGCGTCTATCTGAGTACGATTGAAGCTTACGCCACAGGCTGTGTCTAACGTATCTACCTTAACTCAGCCATTTCTCATTCTTATTTTGGCATTCCCAGCCCTAAATGAAGCTCACCATGACGGCCTGGCTGCTTCCATCACACCCTCTCATGTCCTAACATCCCCCTTTGAGCTCTTGTTGTGTGCTGGCTTGTGGAAAAAGGGGCAATCTAACTTGGTACTGCAATCTCGTCCCTAaaatcctcctcctcctccttcgagATTAACGTTAACTTTACGGTCGGGCTCTTCTCGGACGGTTCCTTTCTTCCCGTCCGCCGAAGCCTCCGAACGAACGGCTGCCATAACGGAAATTCAACCTTATTACGATGGATACGATTaccaacttcatcttcatgtTTGTTACACAACGTCAACAGTCTAAGCCTTTCACTTTTCCCGATATCAACCGATACCAAGCCCGTTGGGCCGTCAGGTGAGTCCAACCGTTGGTGGGTGAACGTTTCTGTCCTGTATTTCTCGATTGTTCAGTCCATACCAGGGCTCTCTGTACAATTGTAGCCAacactcatcaacatccaatCCTTGTGATCATGGGCCAACTCTTGACGCAAATATCAGCTAACCAAGGTAGGGACCTTGGTGTCACACAAGCAGAGCACGGCGTTGCACACCCTTCGTTTCCCGTCTTGTCTATTGTCTAGAGTCTCTTATGTCTCTCACCAAGGTACGACAATGATCATTGCACAGTAGAACACAGCGCCTTTGCGTAGCCTCAAGGTTCTCTGCATCATCTATAGGTCTGGTCTCTTTCCGGCTTTGATCGCCATTGGAAGCTCATCCTTGCTGCCTATCATGCCGTGATCCCCGGCGCTGGACTTTCGTTTCTTCGGCGTTGAAAAGTGTCTCTATCTCACTATTATAGTCGTTGTACAGGCGCCTATAAAATAACGCCGTGACGACAAAGGTCTCTGGAAGCCTACGGTTAGTTATACCTGTGCCTCATACTCTACGTGCTTGTCCCACGAGTACGAACCTTGGATGTGCACCTGGCCTTACGCAAGAGTCCTTAAGGACAATTTGTAGGTGCGATGGTGCCTCAGTTGAGCATTCAGGCAATCGGATCGAGAGACCGCAGCACGCTGTTGGTCTGTAGTATCATCACGACATCAGctttcctttattattatctgtGAGCACTTCTGGCACAGCTTGTTCTAGGCTTGATGTCACGGCATCGCAACCTTCTATTCATCGGCATGAAACTGTTGTGCCCAGCGAAATCTTCAAAATGGACAGCGCCACCTTGATTGATGCGAACCACGACCCCGATGCCTTTTGAGCATGTTTCTCGTGTTCAGATGAGGCATTTACAAAGTAACCCGGCGTTAGCGATGCTCGCTCGTCACAAATCACCGCAATCGTGTATTCATTGGACTGCATGTCCTTCCTTGGGCGTAGTCGTAGGTCGGAACTCATGCATTCGAGGGCATGTCGAGATATTCAATGCCACAGATGTAGGGCGGGTTACGATGGTTCGGCATCCCAATGTGTGTCTTGAGGCTCTTTTACTGTGTCCGGTGACTAAATAATGCAATGATACCAGCTGCGAGTCAACATCTGCACATAGCCGCTTTCTCGAAGGACACAATATGCAGTTGATGCTATGATTCGTGCGCAACAATAGGCGTAAGGTTGAAAGGGCCAATCCGCTTCAAGACTCTGTGGTCTCTTTTCACTGTCATTGCTTATCTCAGACCAAAACTTAGGCTCCATGGATATTGATGCATCATAGGGGGCATTCGTTGGTCGGGATGTTGTTGGTCAGCATGAATTACAGGCGCACCACTCGAATTATTACCTTTCACAGTCTTACCAACTTCCAGTAAGTAACTTGTGAGCTTTCAAACCCCCAAAACAGAATGTGAACTGCGGATCATGTTGTCTCATTACACAAGCGAGCATTCCACCATTTTGGGTGGAGGACTTTGAGCATCGGGGATACGGACAGTGAATCCCGCTCAGAAGACACCATGTTTACATGGAGATGTGAGACATTTTTGAAGACATCTGTTTGTGAGTTGATGTCTCGGCTCTTTAGAAGGGCAGAACTTGTAGAGATTGTTCAGAGAACAGTGATACTCTGGTCAGCTAAGGATGCTCAGTCAGAAAAATGAAGATTGTGCTGCTATCGATAGACGAATGCgtaattattactatttctatttaagaaTCATCTCTAATCATAGAGTTCATGTAAAAGCTTCCCTATGCACCTAGATATTCGAAATAGAAGTCGTTATCCTTCAAGCTTGAATGATACTGCCTTATTGGGTGGGGTTCGTTAACATCCACAATAGGCAGGTGCACGGGCCATATGCGGATCTGCCCAGACTCTCAGGTACGTACCTCCAGCAAAATTCAGATCTACGAAATTTATCAAGCGAAACTTCCATcagcatcaaactcatcaaccACAACCAAACATTGAATCACTTCCAATCAGAAAATGTTTGCTGTTCCAGGATGGTCCGTCTCAGCGGACGGCCTCAAGTCTGAGGCCCCCGGCCAAAACAATAATAACAGCGCGCCCGGCAAAAAGTCCAATAAGCGCAAgcgcaacaacaacaacgctACTGAGAATGTCACAGCTTCGACTGTCGCTGATCTTTGGGAGTCCGTGATTGAGGGAAAGAAGACTGAGCAAACCAAGTCTGAAAAGGCTGCcaagaggcagaagaagcagaagaaggctaaagatggtgaggatgagaagctgaaggaggTCGATGAGACGAAGGAGGATAAGAAGGagtgtgatgatgatgagcagCCCAaacccaagaaggagaagaaggacaaaaaTCAGAAGCAAAAACAGAAGTCTACCGAGGACTCAACAGAAACCACCACTTCACCAGCTAAGGCCGTCGTTGCAAAGACAGCACCTCtgcctcctgctcctcccaAGCTCACTCCCCTACAAGCTTCTATGAGAGAGAAGCTCATCTCAGCACGATTCCGCCACCTCAATGAGACACTCTACACCCGCCCCTCCGAGGAGGCTTTCAATCTCTTCGATGAGTCCCCCGAGATGTTCGACGAGTACCATGAAGGTTTCCGTCGTCAGGTCAAGGTCTGGCCTGAGAACCCTGTCGACAGCTTCCTCAAGGATATCCGCACACGCGGCAAGGTCCGTCAACAAGGTAAAGGCAGACCTGGAGCTCCTCCTACGCCTTTGGCTAAGACACCGCTACCTCGTACACAACAAGAGTGTACCATCGCCGATCTCGGCTGTGGTGATGCTCGTCTTGCAGAGGCTCTCCAGTCGGATGGCAAGAAACTCAAGGTTAATGTCAAAAGCTACGACCTCCAGAGCCCAAGTCCTTTAGTCACCAAGGCTGATATCGCCAACCTGCCTCTTGCTGATGGTTCCGTCAACGTCGCTGTCTTTTGTCTTGCTCTCATGGGCACCAACTGGGTTGATTTCATCGAGGAGGCCTATCGCATTCTCCACTGGAAGGGTGAGCTCTGGGTTGCCGAGATCAAGAGCCGCTTTGGTCCCGTTAGAAACAAGAACGCCCCTGTAACCCACAGTGTTGGCAACCGCAAGAAGAACGCAATGGCCGGCAAGAAAGGCAAGAAGGGTGCTGATAACGATGCCGAGCATGATGAGGATCTGGCAGTAGAGGTCGACGGCATGGACGATCGCCGCCGCGAAACAGATGTTTCGGCGTTCGTCGAGGTGCTCAAGTCGCGCGGTTTTGTTCTCCAGGGAGATCGAGAGGCCATCGATCTGTCCAACAAGATGTTTGTCAAGATGCACTTTATTAAAGGAGCATCACCCACAAAGGGAAAGCATGTCAAGGAGCAGGAGGCCCCCAAGGGTAAGAGGGGCATTATTCGCAGGATAGATCCCATCGATGAGCAGCCTGAAGTTAACGAGGCTTCTGTCCTGAAGCCTTGCGTCTACAAGATCCGGTAGAGACAGCCGGCAAGAGGAGAGGGGAGGGTTTCCATAGATTAAGTCAGTTCCTGCGATGAACAATACCCGCACCAAAAGCTAATGAGCAATTTGTACTTCATAACTACTAACGTTTGAACCTTGTATCTTGAATACTCCGATATGTCATGCCACATTATAGCGAAATGGTCGTGCCTGTTCCCTAACCATCCCACCCCATTTGTAGACAATGAAATCTTTCTATCCGCCCGCTAAAATACGGGAGAGTTGGATACTCATCTATCATTATGATCCTCCATGTTATTCATTTTTTCCCCCTTGATCTTTTTCTGTCCAGTGTGAGGTAGTGTTCACGCCACTAGAAGAAAATCAAACCGGCAGCAACATCCGGGTCGCCCTCTGCGGCCTGGAGGGCCTGAATAGCTTGCTCCCGAGTGGCACCCATCGAGATAAGGCTCTCGATCGCTTGTGGCGAgatgtttgttgttgtcgtGGCAGGCTGTGCAGCAGGACGCGCTTGGGATGCAGAGGGGGCGggagctgcagctgcagcagggGATGGTACAGACTGAGCGGCTTGCGGTCTGGCAGGGATctgctgttggtgctggCCAGGAGGCACAACGGCTCCGGTACGTTGTCCGATTGCTGTGCCATCGGGACCAGGCAAAGTTGGCTCTTGTGCAGCcgcctcctcttccgcctTGGGGATCTCAGCCTCTCCCAAAAAGGGAATCATTTCACCTTGGATAATGAGCTTGTCTCTAGCCAGATCAATAGTGGCCTGGTGTCGTTTCAACATGTCGAGACCAAGCAAAAGGTCAACTGATCGGCCCTCCATGACAGTGAAGCTGCAGGGGAGGAACAGGTTTCCAATTTTGATCTGGGCGGAATGAACACGGCCGATGATTCTTGCAGTTCCGACACCGTGAGCTACACCAGCAAATCGAGTATCGATCAGTCTCATTATGCCACAGGCCTCAGCACATGAGGGAGACATGATAGTGGCTTGAGCACCGGAGTCCACAAACGCCTTGACTGGGTGGCCATTTACCTCTACATCAACGTAGAGCATGTGAACTCTTCCGAAAACTGGGTTCGAATGGTGTCAATTGCAGTTCATATCTGTCATTTCAAAACTTACCTTCGGGGTTGTGTTCCATAGCATTTTGCAAGTTCTCCATGACTCGCTCCTGTCGAAtcatctcctcaatcttTCTCTGGTTCTCAACGTTGAAAGGGTCATCGTTCAGTCTCTCGATCTCCCGCTGTCGTTCCTGGCGCTCGCGTTGCTCTCGATTCTGACTGTCATGGAAGATTTGTGCAAAACGGGCAGGGTTGTCGACGGCTGCCGCCAGTTCTGGGTGTTGTGACTGGAGTTGTTGTCTCAGGGCGGGCTGGCCAAGAACCTGAAGGCGGATGAGCTCAGGATCCTGCTCGTTCTGGGCTGGTCTCCTAGGCTGAGGGCGTCGAGGTTGTTCTGGTACACCAGTGCTTCCTCGCATATCTCTGACGTGCACGGCCAACATCTCTCCATCCACGATCTGCAGCTCCTCCATGGTCTGGGTATCATCCGAAATTAGGCGGCCGTTGTGGTAGATGTGCTGCGAGGTTGGAGGAACGGTCGATTCTGCCTGAATAGACTCGCGAAGGGTAGCGAGTGTCATGTCGGGAAAGATCTCGAGGGTGAGCAGGCTATCCTGCTCCCCAGCCTGGGGGTTGAATATGTTAAGGGTGATGCGCCTGTTGTCAGTTAGCATCCAATAGCCGGAGATGACGTAAATATGTCCGGGCAGTGAACTAACATTGTGATGTCTGTTGTTGTTCGTCTGATATTTTCCCTGGGTATGTTTGAAGTGTTTAAGTCTAGGCCAGAGAGGACGAAAGAAAGTCGTCGAGGGCTCTCGAGAAAGTGGCTGGTcgtgagaagagaggagtAGGCGTGGCCACGAGGGTGGCTAAGAAAAGAAAGCCCAAACAACTACTTAGCTACCTAAGCACAACACTGTAACAGCTCCTGAGGTAAGGTACCCACTGGGGATCTTCAAAAATAGGAGCCCAAAGTGCCTAAGAAAAGCAAGTCGACGTGGTAAGCGATtagttgaagaagattgagGTGAAAACGATCGTGAATTTAGTGCACGAGGTTGGTGGGtgtaaaataaaataaaagatcgGAGAGGAAAGaacagatgaagatggagacagATGCAGGTGCAGGCTGGTGCAGGCAGTTGCACATAAAGTTCCAAGCAAGCTACTGGCTAACGTTGGAGCTATTGGAGGGGCCGTTTCCGCTGCCGCTTAGGTTCCGCTGGACCTGAGGGGTAGTTATGCCGCTTGATGCTTAATAAAGAGCAATTGTAGCTCTGAGATCACTCAGCTTCGCTTCTCACACTGGTTTCATATGTTGTCATGAGAGCAAGgagctttttatagcttaccCCAA encodes the following:
- a CDS encoding related to methyltransferase involved in pre-rRNA cleavage; this translates as MFAVPGWSVSADGLKSEAPGQNNNNSAPGKKSNKRKRNNNNATENVTASTVADLWESVIEGKKTEQTKSEKAAKRQKKQKKAKDGEDEKLKEVDETKEDKKECDDDEQPKPKKEKKDKNQKQKQKSTEDSTETTTSPAKAVVAKTAPLPPAPPKLTPLQASMREKLISARFRHLNETLYTRPSEEAFNLFDESPEMFDEYHEGFRRQVKVWPENPVDSFLKDIRTRGKVRQQGKGRPGAPPTPLAKTPLPRTQQECTIADLGCGDARLAEALQSDGKKLKVNVKSYDLQSPSPLVTKADIANLPLADGSVNVAVFCLALMGTNWVDFIEEAYRILHWKGELWVAEIKSRFGPVRNKNAPVTHSVGNRKKNAMAGKKGKKGADNDAEHDEDLAVEVDGMDDRRRETDVSAFVEVLKSRGFVLQGDREAIDLSNKMFVKMHFIKGASPTKGKHVKEQEAPKGKRGIIRRIDPIDEQPEVNEASVLKPCVYKIR
- a CDS encoding related to SNARE binding protein, translating into MTLATLRESIQAESTVPPTSQHIYHNGRLISDDTQTMEELQIVDGEMLAVHVRDMRGSTGVPEQPRRPQPRRPAQNEQDPELIRLQVLGQPALRQQLQSQHPELAAAVDNPARFAQIFHDSQNREQRERQERQREIERLNDDPFNVENQRKIEEMIRQERVMENLQNAMEHNPEVHMLYVDVEVNGHPVKAFVDSGAQATIMSPSCAEACGIMRLIDTRFAGVAHGVGTARIIGRVHSAQIKIGNLFLPCSFTVMEGRSVDLLLGLDMLKRHQATIDLARDKLIIQGEMIPFLGEAEIPKAEEEAAAQEPTLPGPDGTAIGQRTGAVVPPGQHQQQIPARPQAAQSVPSPAAAAAPAPSASQARPAAQPATTTTNISPQAIESLISMGATREQAIQALQAAEGDPDVAAGLIFF